The genomic DNA ACGCCCTCGTAGCATCGCGGGTACAATCTGCGATGCAGAATGATGACAGAGCAAAGATCGCATGAAGTAAGCAGGATCTCGGAAGTGAATATTCCACGACGTATGATCCAAATCGGCAGTCACTCCACATCGCAATTTCATACCGTCTCCCGTCGGATCTTCCCATCGTTTGAGATTCTGCAATAGATGCCGATCAAGCTGATCAGCTGCCAACGGTTCCTTCCATTCCTGAGGATCATCTTCATAGGAGTGCCGATAGAGCAAAGTCCCCAACCGCATATACAGCTGAAACATCAGAGTGGAGATAGAAGTCACATGTGGTTCTCCATAACAGACGGCTTTCAGCATCGCTGTTTCCAGCGGCAACGTCTCATCGACTCCAATCAACTGTTCGGCATCGGAATACACCAGGGCCGTCAATTCTCCCTCGGCGGGATGTCGCTGCAAATCCATCAAGACGATATCATGCTTCAAACCTGCTGGTTTGCACGATTGCCATGCATCCCACTCCTGCTTTAAAGTCGCCTCTGGACCCAGCTTAAGCACGCCCGGCGTAATCGCTCCCTGCCGTGTCACTTCCAGATGCAGTACCAGTTCACCATCCCGACGCCGAAAACCTTCGAAAATCTCCTGCACAATCAGCATATTGGCATCAGCAAACAAGTGAGTTAATTGCTGTCTGAGATTCTGCTGGAAGGTATCGAGATAACCAGAATCCCCCGCCAACTCCCGAGCAAATCGCTGAGTCAACTCCCGATCCGCTTTTCCTGAAAATGCGATATTGACCATTAGTCTTGATCCTGTATTCACTATTGCAAACGAGTTACCGGGAATAATCCAATTTTAAAAAGTGAGCTTCTATTAAGTTTTTCCCGCAAAGCATACTGCAGCGTAGCCTCTGTGCCGCCGCGTTTGTGAGTTCTCTGACCGTCCCACAAAGCAATCAACAGGTCGGAGTGATCGACGACATATCTTCCGACTGCTGCGTATTTGCTGTAGCCTGGTTTGGATGTTTTTTCGTCGGTTTCACTCGCCTCTGGCAATGAAAACCATTCCTGGGATTCTTCGAGCAGGCGGTGGAACTGGTGTAATTCCTGGTCGGCAAAATCCTGCGCGTATTGATCCAGCCGGAACGGGAGTGGAGCGATGAGTCGGCACTCGCGGGCCAGGCCCATTTCGGCGACCAATTGATCGGCTCCGGCTGCGAGCGGGGAAAGTAAATGGAGCGAGCGTCCATCGGCGATCTGTTCGGCATCATCGAACAGATTGTGCAGTCGCACTTTCAAATCGGGGATTTGATCGGGATGCAAATCACGATGACCGGTGACGCCAATCGTGAGCACG from Rubinisphaera italica includes the following:
- a CDS encoding NUDIX hydrolase, which codes for MRESIGAIVFYERRSARGLEYLAQWNAGWKAFHFVGGHQRAEETSLNCAIRESNEELELAADQFQIDPIPIGRLQYRAFSQRAQTETTYQTTLFAGHLTEESQQLIERNPQNVWVTPAEIQQGQTEAGQLISPTSALLLQKTGRLPCVREGNVLTIGVTGHRDLHPDQIPDLKVRLHNLFDDAEQIADGRSLHLLSPLAAGADQLVAEMGLARECRLIAPLPFRLDQYAQDFADQELHQFHRLLEESQEWFSLPEASETDEKTSKPGYSKYAAVGRYVVDHSDLLIALWDGQRTHKRGGTEATLQYALREKLNRSSLFKIGLFPVTRLQ